The following coding sequences lie in one Alicyclobacillus curvatus genomic window:
- a CDS encoding cytochrome ubiquinol oxidase subunit I, with protein MSNLVLARWQFGITTIYHFFFVPLSIGLVFMIAFMETMYVSRHDDTYKQMAKFWGKLFLINFSVGVVTGILQEFQFGMNWSDYSRFVGDVFGAPLAVEALASFFLESTFLGMWIFGWDRLSKRVHLTAIWLVAIGTTISAFWILTANSFMQEPVGYVVKNGHAEMSSFGALILNKQLWLEFPHVWLGAMATGAFFVLGISAWQLLRKQMPEAFKRSFQIAAVVALVSSILVGLVGHAQAQHLVHSQPMKMAASEALWNTSADVAPWTLVAGINPQTHTNSMQVQIPGMLSILSYNKLHGSVEGINQLQAQYVQKYGPGNYIPPVRTTFWSFRIMVFAGGLMILLGIWSVVAVVRNKLTTRKALLRIAVPAIALPYLANTMGWVMTEIGRQPWTVFGLLKTANSVSPTVSAGMVLTSLIGFTLIYGILAVLDVMLIVRYVKEGIDTTSAPTVSHSQPTIAPL; from the coding sequence ATGAGCAATCTTGTTCTAGCACGATGGCAGTTTGGTATTACGACAATTTACCACTTCTTCTTCGTGCCGCTGTCGATTGGCTTGGTATTTATGATTGCTTTCATGGAGACGATGTACGTATCGAGACATGATGACACGTACAAACAAATGGCGAAGTTCTGGGGGAAGCTGTTTCTTATCAACTTCTCAGTTGGTGTCGTGACAGGGATTCTTCAGGAATTCCAGTTTGGCATGAACTGGTCGGATTACTCGAGGTTCGTCGGAGATGTCTTCGGTGCTCCACTAGCCGTTGAGGCCTTGGCGTCTTTCTTCTTAGAGTCCACGTTTCTCGGGATGTGGATTTTCGGGTGGGATCGCTTATCAAAGCGCGTACATCTAACCGCGATATGGTTGGTAGCTATCGGAACAACGATTTCTGCCTTCTGGATCCTCACGGCGAACTCATTTATGCAAGAACCTGTGGGATACGTGGTTAAGAACGGGCACGCGGAAATGTCAAGTTTCGGCGCACTCATTCTGAATAAACAACTTTGGCTCGAATTTCCTCATGTGTGGCTAGGTGCCATGGCAACAGGCGCATTTTTTGTTCTTGGCATCAGTGCATGGCAACTGCTTCGCAAGCAGATGCCAGAGGCTTTTAAGCGGTCATTTCAAATAGCTGCTGTCGTTGCTTTGGTATCCAGCATTCTCGTAGGTTTAGTTGGGCACGCACAGGCCCAGCATCTGGTGCATAGCCAGCCCATGAAAATGGCTGCCTCAGAAGCTCTGTGGAACACCAGCGCTGACGTCGCACCATGGACACTGGTTGCGGGCATCAATCCGCAAACTCACACCAACTCGATGCAGGTACAAATTCCTGGGATGTTAAGCATTTTGTCGTACAACAAGTTGCACGGCAGTGTGGAGGGTATCAATCAGTTACAGGCACAGTACGTTCAGAAGTACGGGCCTGGCAATTACATTCCGCCAGTTCGGACAACCTTTTGGAGTTTCCGCATCATGGTCTTTGCCGGTGGATTAATGATTCTACTCGGTATCTGGAGTGTAGTCGCAGTCGTTCGCAACAAACTCACAACCAGGAAAGCGCTTCTTCGCATCGCAGTCCCAGCTATTGCCTTGCCCTACCTGGCAAACACGATGGGGTGGGTGATGACGGAGATAGGCCGTCAGCCATGGACAGTATTTGGTTTGCTAAAAACGGCAAATAGTGTGTCCCCCACGGTCTCGGCAGGAATGGTCCTGACATCGCTGATTGGATTTACGCTTATCTATGGAATTCTTGCCGTGCTCGACGTGATGCTTATTGTCCGCTACGTCAAAGAAGGTATTGATACAACCAGCGCACCGACGGTCAGCCATTCGCAGCCAACCATTGCTCCGTTGTAA
- the cydB gene encoding cytochrome d ubiquinol oxidase subunit II, with protein MNLNILWFMLIAVLFIGFFFLEGFDFGIGILMPFLGKNDVERRVIINTIGPFWDGNEVWLLTAGGAMFAAFPNWYATLFSGFYFALFLLLVALIGRGVAFEFRSKYDNPKWRRTWDFIIFGGSLLPPLLWGVALANLMRGVPIDAKMNYVGSFWGLLNTYSVVGGAAMILLFVLHGSLFLSLKTEGELQQRARSVGLAVGAWTTVLMLFFVVLSYFDTDMFTRHGVDPGPVPILAGLALFSVQYFIRARHDGWAFAMTGLTIALSTVTVFMDLFPRVMVSSLNPNWSLTIYNAASNTYSLKVMTIVALTLVPIVLAYQIWTYWVFRRRVHLSDHLDY; from the coding sequence ATGAACCTGAATATACTGTGGTTCATGCTTATCGCAGTGCTGTTCATTGGCTTCTTCTTTCTCGAAGGGTTTGACTTCGGAATTGGGATTCTAATGCCTTTCCTGGGCAAAAACGATGTTGAACGAAGAGTCATCATCAACACCATTGGACCGTTCTGGGATGGAAACGAAGTCTGGTTGTTAACAGCTGGGGGGGCAATGTTTGCTGCATTTCCGAACTGGTATGCGACACTCTTCAGCGGTTTTTACTTTGCTTTGTTTCTGCTTCTTGTTGCTTTGATTGGGCGCGGTGTCGCGTTTGAGTTTCGGAGTAAGTATGATAATCCAAAGTGGCGCCGTACGTGGGACTTTATCATCTTTGGAGGCAGCTTGTTACCTCCGCTTTTGTGGGGGGTTGCACTCGCCAATCTGATGCGGGGTGTGCCAATCGATGCGAAGATGAACTACGTAGGTTCCTTTTGGGGGCTTCTTAATACCTACTCAGTAGTGGGCGGAGCAGCGATGATTTTGCTGTTCGTTCTTCACGGCTCCCTGTTCCTGTCCTTGAAAACCGAGGGCGAGTTGCAGCAAAGGGCTCGAAGTGTGGGACTTGCGGTCGGGGCGTGGACAACTGTTTTGATGCTGTTTTTCGTTGTCCTCAGCTACTTTGATACGGATATGTTCACGCGGCACGGGGTAGATCCCGGGCCAGTCCCCATCCTCGCAGGTCTCGCGCTGTTCTCAGTGCAATACTTCATTCGCGCCAGACATGACGGCTGGGCATTTGCGATGACAGGGCTGACCATCGCACTGTCCACTGTCACGGTGTTCATGGATCTGTTTCCGCGGGTCATGGTCAGTTCACTCAACCCGAATTGGAGTTTGACCATCTATAACGCGGCGTCCAACACCTATTCCCTCAAGGTGATGACGATTGTGGCCCTCACCTTGGTACCGATTGTGCTGGCTTACCAAATTTGGACGTACTGGGTGTTTCGGCGGCGGGTGCATCTGTCGGATCACCTCGATTACTAA
- the cydD gene encoding thiol reductant ABC exporter subunit CydD, with protein MPIRPWLARFPNLTTRLATVVALNFASGLLMILQAVLLANLVTDVFLRGLGRSALMTPLLWLLAVVILRAVSTGVADNAASQVSIRIRDDLRMRLVRHLFALGPVYLRTERAGELQNSAVTGVEQVDVYVSKYLPQMFHAFLLPLAVWCMVVGTDIWSALILAVTAPLIPLFMILIGKGADAIAKRQWRTLSLLSGHFLDVVRGLTTLKVFNRSRVQVNIIRQMTDAYREATMRSLRVAFLSALVLELLTTLSTAVVAVLLGLRLLNGHIDFHRAFFVLLLAPEFYQPIRMIGTQFHASMNGIEAANRIFSVLDTIPPGLVMPVTDTEAAMTASQNLPIDASEGAQLSLEDGVSITFENVSFIYPGSDEAALQNVSFTVPKGAAVAVVGPSGSGKSSLFDVLLGFAAPTGGRVLINGVPLTSDNLVEWREHTAYVPQRTHLFPGTIADNIRLARPEANDEEVRQAAIAARADEFVRRLPQGYETPLGEDVRLSGGQAQRMAIARALLKDAAVVCLDEPTAELDVASEHALQLAFASVLRGRTSLIAAHRLKTVQQADLIVVIEDAKSVEIGTHPELLRRNGTYARMWRAFDEEAGL; from the coding sequence ATGCCAATTCGACCCTGGTTGGCCCGATTCCCGAACCTCACAACGCGCCTCGCCACGGTTGTGGCGCTCAACTTTGCGAGCGGCCTGCTGATGATTCTGCAGGCCGTCTTGCTCGCGAATCTGGTGACAGATGTATTTCTGCGTGGACTTGGCCGATCCGCTCTCATGACACCCCTTCTTTGGCTGCTTGCCGTCGTTATTCTCCGGGCGGTGTCCACTGGAGTCGCTGACAACGCTGCATCGCAAGTCTCCATTCGCATCCGGGACGACCTCCGGATGCGTTTGGTTCGCCATCTGTTTGCACTTGGGCCGGTGTATTTGCGCACTGAACGAGCGGGTGAGTTGCAGAATTCTGCCGTCACAGGTGTCGAGCAGGTTGATGTGTACGTTTCCAAGTACTTGCCCCAGATGTTTCACGCATTTTTACTGCCACTCGCTGTCTGGTGTATGGTTGTCGGAACTGACATCTGGTCAGCACTCATCCTCGCGGTGACTGCACCGCTCATCCCCTTGTTCATGATTTTGATTGGCAAGGGAGCAGACGCAATTGCGAAACGCCAATGGCGGACTCTGTCACTCCTTAGCGGACACTTCCTTGATGTCGTTCGCGGATTAACGACGCTCAAGGTGTTCAACCGCAGTCGAGTCCAAGTGAACATCATCAGGCAGATGACCGACGCCTATAGAGAGGCAACCATGCGCTCTCTGCGTGTGGCGTTTTTGTCCGCGCTTGTTCTCGAACTGCTCACAACCTTAAGCACGGCAGTAGTCGCCGTTTTGTTAGGATTGCGGCTCCTGAATGGACACATCGATTTTCATCGCGCTTTTTTTGTTTTGCTGCTAGCACCAGAGTTCTATCAACCGATTCGGATGATTGGGACGCAATTTCACGCAAGCATGAACGGCATCGAGGCTGCAAATCGCATCTTTTCTGTGCTCGACACCATACCGCCAGGACTTGTCATGCCTGTCACAGATACGGAGGCAGCGATGACGGCATCACAAAATCTACCTATTGATGCATCTGAGGGGGCGCAACTGTCTCTGGAGGATGGCGTATCTATCACATTTGAGAACGTTTCCTTCATATATCCTGGTTCTGATGAGGCTGCTTTGCAAAACGTTAGCTTCACAGTTCCGAAGGGTGCAGCAGTCGCCGTTGTTGGCCCGAGCGGGTCCGGCAAGAGCAGTCTGTTCGACGTGTTGCTTGGATTTGCCGCGCCGACAGGGGGAAGGGTTCTTATCAACGGTGTCCCGTTGACCTCTGACAACTTAGTAGAATGGCGCGAGCATACAGCCTACGTCCCTCAGCGCACACACTTGTTTCCCGGGACCATCGCAGATAATATTCGGCTGGCTCGTCCAGAAGCCAACGATGAAGAGGTACGTCAGGCGGCAATAGCTGCACGAGCCGATGAGTTTGTCCGGCGATTACCACAAGGCTACGAGACGCCGCTTGGAGAAGACGTCCGGTTGAGCGGCGGGCAGGCACAGCGGATGGCGATAGCTCGGGCTTTGCTCAAAGACGCTGCTGTCGTCTGCCTGGATGAACCTACAGCCGAGTTGGATGTTGCGAGCGAGCACGCATTACAATTGGCTTTCGCTTCTGTCCTTCGCGGCAGAACATCCTTAATCGCCGCCCATCGGCTAAAGACGGTGCAGCAGGCGGACTTGATTGTTGTGATTGAAGACGCCAAAAGCGTGGAAATTGGCACCCATCCAGAACTGCTGCGGCGAAATGGGACCTACGCAAGGATGTGGCGAGCTTTCGATGAGGAGGCAGGTCTGTGA
- the cydC gene encoding thiol reductant ABC exporter subunit CydC encodes MKNFTWLLRFLAPYKARLAFAVLLGFLAIAANVGLMGTSGYLIAAAALHPATILLLWTPIVGVRFFGISRSVFRYLERLTSHDVTFRILARVRVWFYDRIERARWTLLQDHRSSDVLAAAVTDVESLQNLYLNVLAPPLVAILVGLMSVVLIARYSAFAAVLFGVCYALTGGLVPWLSLQLGHRAGVTQVSVRTKFQAQLGDALSGMTELLVDGRAEAYMADLEAKQKQLTNAFRRKSAITSVGVGTFVFITNVSLWLTLFLLIPLVGMHRVAGVEVPSLLFIVLASFEAVMPLPAAMQALSETNAAAKRIRDLVQNDSAGDAVGDAVGDAVGDTFQVYPGDNDSGSGTVVQEKWAAKPTAKPTAKPTAKPTAKPTAKRIPPTLEVKNLRVRYTPEESPALDGVHLRIQPLQRVAVVGESGSGKSTLINAMLRLCPYEGQVFANGLDTSSMTDEEVRNLFAVVTQDAFLFHVSVADNLRLARPGANLEELRQAVRIAQAGDVIENLPLGFETLVGEDGMRFSGGERQRLALARAMLRDAPILLLDEPTRGLDVMTEMRFLDAIWTAAKERSVLYITHRLTGLERMDAIVVMQNGKIVEQGTYRELTMRPNSLFSQMLQVERSQLNIATNE; translated from the coding sequence GTGAAGAACTTCACTTGGTTACTTCGGTTCTTAGCGCCGTATAAGGCGAGATTGGCATTTGCTGTCTTGCTCGGATTTCTGGCGATTGCCGCCAACGTGGGATTGATGGGAACTTCCGGATATCTCATTGCAGCAGCTGCACTTCATCCGGCGACCATCCTGTTGCTTTGGACGCCGATTGTGGGCGTGAGATTTTTTGGCATATCCCGCAGTGTTTTTCGTTATCTAGAGCGATTGACTTCGCATGACGTGACTTTTCGCATCCTCGCCAGGGTACGAGTGTGGTTTTATGACAGAATCGAACGTGCACGATGGACGCTGCTTCAAGACCATCGGAGTAGTGATGTTCTGGCGGCGGCAGTCACGGATGTCGAATCCTTACAGAACTTGTACCTCAATGTCTTGGCACCACCGCTGGTCGCCATCTTGGTTGGGCTGATGTCCGTTGTACTGATTGCGCGTTACAGTGCATTCGCAGCAGTCCTGTTTGGCGTTTGTTATGCATTAACTGGAGGGCTTGTCCCCTGGCTGAGCCTTCAACTTGGACATCGAGCGGGGGTCACGCAAGTTTCAGTACGAACGAAATTTCAAGCGCAACTCGGGGATGCGCTGAGTGGAATGACCGAGCTCTTAGTCGACGGTCGAGCTGAGGCGTACATGGCTGACCTAGAAGCGAAGCAGAAGCAACTCACGAATGCATTTCGCCGGAAAAGTGCAATCACCAGCGTTGGGGTGGGTACCTTTGTATTCATCACCAACGTGTCGCTGTGGTTGACTTTGTTTCTGCTGATTCCCTTGGTGGGAATGCACCGCGTCGCGGGAGTCGAAGTGCCGTCACTTTTGTTTATTGTTTTGGCCAGCTTTGAGGCCGTGATGCCTTTGCCTGCTGCAATGCAAGCACTGTCGGAAACGAACGCTGCCGCAAAGCGTATTCGCGATTTAGTGCAGAATGATTCGGCAGGAGATGCGGTGGGAGATGCGGTAGGAGATGCGGTAGGAGATACGTTTCAAGTCTATCCGGGTGATAATGACAGTGGCAGTGGAACGGTGGTGCAAGAGAAGTGGGCTGCAAAGCCAACTGCAAAGCCAACTGCAAAGCCAACTGCAAAGCCAACTGCAAAGCCAACTGCAAAGCGCATACCACCGACGCTTGAAGTCAAAAACTTGCGTGTTCGCTACACTCCGGAGGAATCTCCGGCTCTCGACGGGGTTCACCTCCGGATCCAGCCGCTTCAAAGGGTGGCTGTCGTGGGTGAAAGCGGATCGGGGAAGTCGACACTCATCAACGCCATGCTACGCCTTTGCCCGTATGAAGGACAGGTCTTTGCTAATGGACTGGATACATCCTCGATGACGGATGAGGAAGTTCGAAACCTGTTTGCGGTGGTCACGCAGGACGCGTTTCTGTTCCATGTCTCTGTGGCCGATAACCTCCGTCTTGCGAGGCCAGGAGCGAATCTTGAAGAATTGCGTCAGGCGGTTCGCATCGCCCAGGCGGGAGATGTGATTGAGAACTTGCCACTAGGGTTTGAGACACTAGTTGGTGAGGATGGTATGCGGTTTTCCGGAGGTGAAAGACAACGCCTTGCCTTGGCACGCGCCATGCTGCGGGATGCCCCGATTCTCCTGCTTGATGAACCTACCAGAGGACTCGATGTTATGACGGAGATGCGCTTTTTGGATGCGATATGGACTGCTGCAAAGGAGCGTTCCGTGCTGTACATCACGCACCGTCTAACGGGACTTGAACGCATGGATGCCATCGTGGTCATGCAAAACGGGAAAATTGTGGAGCAGGGAACGTATCGCGAGCTGACGATGAGACCAAATTCGTTGTTTTCTCAGATGTTACAGGTAGAGCGTAGTCAGCTCAACATTGCAACCAATGAATAG
- a CDS encoding GGDEF domain-containing protein — MNEIEIVRRWNQRFLYLFWFAVGLYTALAVTAGMTQSSAARDPLLLRVVVHPVPILILLVGALQIASRQFPTRLPIFLVIGMYIAVYIVAAALYDLVSPIGLLIIPMMFSTIYLRRDIIIAASAMSLLEFGLLDVLVYRPNHTISLMDGFVILGLLTVAAAVGFMIVSRGRELSQSLRQSIEARQDLMMQNVWMQRMSKFDSLTELYNRSAFRDHVNRLVEVCTRHDIALHLAVIDIDDFKHINDTFGHDVGDRVLKDFASHMSAELAETCFVARYGGEEFVAVGTELPHEQFVQVLETFRRHVAECDFSGHYVTVSIGIHTYIPGESADVLFRMADQGLYWSKSNGKNKLGFGEMEPVTAD, encoded by the coding sequence GTGAACGAAATTGAGATTGTACGGCGATGGAACCAGAGATTTCTGTATCTCTTCTGGTTTGCCGTTGGTCTGTACACGGCCCTTGCGGTGACAGCTGGCATGACACAGTCTAGTGCAGCACGCGACCCCTTGTTGTTAAGGGTTGTTGTACACCCAGTACCCATCCTCATTTTGCTTGTCGGTGCACTCCAGATTGCTTCACGGCAGTTTCCAACGAGGCTACCAATTTTTCTTGTCATCGGTATGTACATCGCAGTCTACATTGTTGCCGCTGCACTGTACGACCTAGTCAGTCCGATAGGACTCCTTATCATACCCATGATGTTTTCGACCATTTATCTCCGCAGAGACATTATCATAGCTGCCAGCGCCATGAGCCTATTGGAGTTCGGACTGCTTGATGTTTTGGTGTACAGGCCAAACCATACAATCAGCCTGATGGACGGGTTTGTCATTTTGGGGTTGCTGACCGTGGCTGCCGCAGTGGGGTTTATGATTGTGAGTCGGGGTCGGGAACTGTCTCAATCGCTCAGGCAAAGTATTGAAGCCCGGCAAGACTTAATGATGCAAAACGTATGGATGCAGCGCATGTCAAAGTTTGATTCTCTGACTGAATTGTACAATCGGTCGGCCTTTCGTGATCATGTAAACCGTCTGGTCGAGGTGTGCACCCGACATGATATCGCACTACACCTTGCCGTGATTGACATTGATGACTTTAAACACATTAATGACACCTTCGGACATGATGTCGGTGACCGTGTCTTGAAGGATTTCGCAAGTCACATGTCGGCAGAACTCGCGGAGACGTGTTTTGTAGCCCGGTATGGCGGAGAGGAATTTGTTGCTGTGGGCACTGAATTGCCACACGAGCAATTTGTGCAGGTCCTCGAGACATTCAGACGACACGTAGCCGAGTGTGATTTTTCTGGTCATTATGTCACAGTCAGCATTGGAATTCACACATACATACCTGGGGAGTCAGCGGACGTGTTGTTCCGCATGGCGGATCAGGGGCTGTATTGGTCCAAAAGCAACGGTAAGAATAAGCTCGGTTTCGGGGAAATGGAGCCAGTCACAGCCGACTGA
- a CDS encoding threonine synthase — MPYSYLSHLECSKCGKVYEANQPWNVCECGGPLLARYDLELAMRHLRPETVARRPGSLWRYHELLPVQKADNIVSLGEGMTPMIPLSTIGDYLGLQSLFLKDEGLTPSGSFKARGAAVGISRARELGIRTIVMPTNGNAGAAWALYAARAGITACIVMPEDATSITQQECAASGADLYLVRGLISDAGQITSDAVKEYGWFDTATLMEPYRLEGKKTMGFEIAEYFAWDAPDVIIYPTGGGVGLIGIYKAMLELRSLGWLEGGRLPRLVAVQASGCAPIVKAYDEDKLVSQFWDNAHTVAYGITVPKPLGDFLVLEAIRETSGCAVSVSDEEILLWQQRLSREEGLFVCPEGAATAAAAAKLVEDGWIRPHERVVLLNTGSGFKYPNTFTVDDIPVLNPGDQLPIRRS; from the coding sequence ATGCCGTACAGTTACCTATCCCACCTGGAATGCTCAAAATGCGGCAAGGTTTACGAGGCAAACCAACCATGGAATGTGTGTGAGTGTGGTGGCCCGTTACTCGCTCGCTACGACCTCGAACTCGCCATGCGCCATTTGCGCCCGGAGACGGTTGCGAGAAGACCCGGCTCTCTGTGGCGTTACCACGAACTCCTTCCGGTCCAGAAAGCAGATAACATTGTGTCTTTGGGTGAAGGAATGACGCCGATGATACCGCTTTCGACCATAGGCGACTACCTCGGCTTGCAAAGTCTCTTCCTGAAGGACGAGGGGCTCACCCCGTCAGGCAGCTTCAAAGCTAGAGGTGCAGCCGTTGGTATCTCTCGGGCACGCGAGCTTGGCATCAGAACGATTGTCATGCCAACGAACGGCAATGCAGGGGCTGCATGGGCATTGTATGCTGCAAGGGCTGGAATAACCGCATGCATCGTCATGCCGGAGGATGCTACGTCCATCACCCAGCAGGAGTGTGCAGCCAGTGGAGCGGACTTATACCTCGTTCGGGGCCTCATCAGTGATGCAGGTCAGATAACCAGCGATGCCGTAAAGGAGTATGGCTGGTTTGATACCGCAACCTTGATGGAACCGTACAGGTTGGAAGGCAAAAAGACCATGGGATTTGAAATCGCTGAGTATTTTGCGTGGGATGCACCGGACGTCATTATCTATCCAACCGGCGGTGGGGTAGGGCTCATCGGGATCTACAAAGCAATGCTTGAACTTCGCTCGCTCGGGTGGCTTGAGGGAGGTCGTCTACCTCGCTTAGTAGCGGTTCAGGCCAGCGGGTGCGCGCCCATTGTCAAAGCGTACGACGAAGATAAGCTGGTATCGCAGTTCTGGGACAACGCTCACACCGTCGCGTATGGCATTACGGTTCCGAAACCACTCGGCGATTTTCTCGTGCTCGAGGCAATTCGGGAAACCAGTGGGTGCGCTGTTTCCGTCAGCGATGAGGAAATTCTGCTATGGCAACAACGCCTGAGCCGCGAGGAAGGCCTGTTTGTATGTCCTGAGGGTGCCGCAACCGCCGCAGCCGCTGCCAAGCTGGTAGAGGATGGCTGGATTCGCCCGCACGAGCGAGTTGTGCTTTTGAATACGGGTTCCGGGTTCAAGTATCCGAATACGTTTACAGTGGACGACATTCCGGTATTGAATCCTGGTGACCAACTACCCATCCGCCGCAGCTGA
- a CDS encoding aldo/keto reductase encodes MTASTISDSVLLNNGVSMPWMGLGVWQGVPRDGEDVVASILHALSTGYRSIDTAAGYENEIGVGKAIRESGIARDEIFVTTKVRNSDQGYEKTLAAFEESRNKLGLDYIDLYLIHWPNLEKLTETWRAFEKLHDEGLVRAIGVSNFQTRHLEPLQSIANIPPAVNQVEYHPLLTQNSLHEFCVQHDIQLEAWSPLMKGNLNQEAIVQIAQKYGKTPAQIVLRWDLQNKVVTIPKSIQPARIRENADVFDFQLADEDMVRISDLNEDKRFSKYPENY; translated from the coding sequence ATGACAGCGAGCACTATCTCTGACTCTGTTTTGCTCAACAATGGCGTAAGCATGCCTTGGATGGGGCTGGGAGTCTGGCAAGGAGTACCGCGGGACGGTGAGGATGTCGTAGCCTCCATTCTCCATGCTTTAAGTACAGGATACAGATCTATTGACACAGCAGCTGGGTATGAAAATGAAATTGGGGTAGGTAAGGCGATTCGAGAATCCGGTATTGCCCGAGATGAGATTTTTGTAACGACAAAAGTTAGAAATAGTGATCAAGGATATGAGAAGACACTCGCAGCTTTTGAGGAAAGCAGAAACAAATTGGGGCTTGATTACATTGATTTGTATCTGATTCATTGGCCAAACTTGGAGAAACTTACTGAGACCTGGAGAGCTTTTGAAAAACTACACGACGAAGGCCTCGTCCGGGCCATTGGCGTCAGCAATTTTCAGACGAGGCATCTAGAACCGTTGCAGAGCATCGCCAACATTCCACCGGCGGTAAATCAAGTCGAGTACCATCCGCTGCTGACACAAAATTCACTTCATGAGTTTTGTGTGCAGCATGATATTCAGCTAGAGGCCTGGAGTCCTCTCATGAAAGGAAACCTGAATCAGGAGGCCATCGTTCAGATTGCACAGAAATATGGAAAGACTCCTGCGCAAATCGTCCTGCGCTGGGACTTGCAAAATAAGGTTGTGACCATACCGAAATCAATTCAGCCGGCTAGAATCCGTGAAAATGCTGATGTCTTTGACTTCCAGCTGGCGGACGAAGACATGGTCAGGATATCAGACTTGAACGAGGACAAGCGGTTTTCAAAGTATCCGGAGAACTACTAG
- a CDS encoding HAMP domain-containing protein, producing the protein MSVRLRIWIAMAGLVLWMSGCYLVISHIFAESQFRHFTTEARIQSATSWTQVIERYYQQHGSFNGIEDAVKESVVQFGTGTSLEEISIRTLDGRQITDISISPSPPDPDDTSGVTVPIVVNGKPIANAVVYDRVIEGLEVLQETTLRSVATATLIGLLLTAVISLVAGGWLSRLITKPLRSIMQGIRQIGSGNLETTIKVRSHDEFARLAGALNEMSRQLSDAVQTRKRLVADVAHELRTPITIIQGQLDLIQDGLQPAEPSSLLPIQDEVIRLRTLIDELHQLALAESHQLTLHKTTIEFVEWVSQLTEKFRAEALLRDVDMTFHSQISEAYIAADSHRLTQVFANLVSNALRYTPAGGTIQLAVFTEPGKSDMVSAAIADTGPGIPQQQVEHIFDRFYRTEEARSRESGGLGLGLAIAKELADLHGGSIEVYSEPGHGSTFTVTLPLIRRIEGESTTS; encoded by the coding sequence ATGAGTGTTCGTCTAAGAATCTGGATTGCCATGGCCGGACTTGTCCTTTGGATGTCCGGCTGTTATCTAGTTATCTCACATATCTTTGCAGAGTCTCAGTTCCGGCACTTCACAACGGAAGCGAGAATCCAGTCGGCCACGAGTTGGACGCAGGTGATTGAACGCTACTACCAGCAACATGGTTCGTTCAACGGGATCGAAGATGCTGTCAAAGAATCGGTTGTCCAGTTTGGAACTGGGACGAGCCTTGAGGAGATTTCCATTCGGACACTGGATGGACGGCAAATCACCGATATCTCGATATCTCCATCTCCTCCCGACCCTGATGACACTTCGGGTGTCACGGTTCCCATCGTTGTGAACGGAAAACCGATTGCAAACGCAGTCGTATACGACCGTGTCATCGAAGGGCTCGAAGTTCTGCAAGAGACGACTCTGCGATCCGTTGCGACGGCCACCCTAATTGGCCTGCTTCTGACGGCTGTTATCTCCCTGGTGGCCGGAGGATGGCTCTCGCGATTGATTACAAAGCCACTTCGCAGCATCATGCAAGGCATCCGTCAAATCGGCAGCGGGAATCTCGAGACGACAATCAAGGTCCGCTCTCACGATGAATTCGCCAGGCTTGCAGGTGCCCTCAATGAGATGTCGCGGCAACTGTCAGACGCCGTTCAAACCCGCAAGCGCCTAGTTGCGGACGTGGCTCATGAGTTGCGCACGCCCATCACCATTATCCAGGGCCAGCTAGACCTCATTCAGGACGGACTGCAACCCGCAGAGCCGTCATCACTGTTGCCAATCCAGGACGAGGTCATCCGCTTACGCACCTTGATTGACGAACTCCATCAACTGGCCTTGGCGGAGTCTCACCAACTAACACTGCACAAGACAACGATTGAATTTGTCGAATGGGTCTCCCAGTTAACCGAAAAGTTCCGCGCCGAGGCTTTACTGCGCGACGTCGATATGACCTTTCACAGTCAAATTTCAGAAGCGTACATTGCTGCGGACAGTCATCGGCTGACACAGGTGTTTGCGAATCTCGTCAGTAATGCCCTTCGCTATACACCCGCAGGCGGTACGATTCAACTCGCTGTCTTTACTGAGCCAGGCAAATCCGACATGGTCAGCGCAGCTATCGCGGACACTGGACCGGGAATTCCACAGCAACAGGTTGAACATATCTTTGACAGATTCTACCGAACCGAAGAAGCCCGTTCCCGGGAGAGCGGCGGCCTCGGCCTTGGCCTTGCCATTGCCAAGGAACTCGCGGATTTACACGGCGGCAGCATTGAGGTTTATAGTGAACCAGGGCACGGATCGACATTTACCGTCACCCTTCCCCTGATACGTCGAATTGAAGGGGAATCCACAACTTCTTGA